One genomic segment of Virgibacillus doumboii includes these proteins:
- the purH gene encoding bifunctional phosphoribosylaminoimidazolecarboxamide formyltransferase/IMP cyclohydrolase has product MKKRALISVSDKSNITEFAKKLTELDYDIISTGGTLKALVEAGVEAIAVEQVTESPEILDGRVKTLHPSIHGGLLAKRDHSSHQAQLQEHNILPIDMVVVNLYPFKQTLDQINVTEEEIIENIDIGGPTMLRAAAKNFGDVTVVVDPADYDDVITGLTEGKMDKAQRKQLAAKVFRHTAHYDALIADYFTDEPFPKNHTVTYEKVQTLRYGENPHQQAAFYKNPINTSMSLASATQLHGKELSYNNIQDANAALEIIAEYSDPSTVAVKHMNPCGIGVAETINRAFDKAYEGDSVSIFGGIVACNREIDADLAKKLSGIFLEIIISPSFTEEALTILTKKKNIRLLTLRMDNNQSNYHKLTTVKGGVLIQSNDAADLKKEQLTYPTEKKPTNEQIEDLLFSWKAVKHVKSNAIVLASNKQTVGVGAGQMNRVGAANIAIKQAGEKAEGTVLASDAFFPMPDTVEVAAKAGVKAIIQPGGSKRDQDSIDMCNEHGIAMVFTGMRHFKH; this is encoded by the coding sequence ATGAAAAAACGAGCACTTATCAGTGTATCCGATAAATCCAATATTACTGAATTCGCAAAAAAACTCACAGAACTTGATTACGACATAATTTCCACGGGTGGCACGCTAAAGGCATTGGTAGAGGCAGGCGTCGAAGCGATTGCTGTAGAACAGGTTACGGAATCGCCGGAAATCCTTGATGGACGTGTTAAGACACTGCATCCTTCCATTCATGGAGGGTTACTGGCTAAGCGTGATCATTCCAGCCATCAAGCACAACTTCAGGAACATAATATCCTTCCGATAGACATGGTCGTTGTGAATCTTTATCCATTCAAACAAACGCTTGATCAAATAAACGTTACCGAAGAAGAAATCATTGAAAATATTGATATCGGTGGTCCGACAATGCTGCGTGCGGCTGCCAAGAACTTTGGCGATGTAACCGTAGTGGTGGACCCGGCTGATTATGATGATGTGATCACCGGCCTAACTGAAGGGAAAATGGACAAAGCTCAACGTAAACAGCTGGCTGCCAAGGTGTTCCGTCACACAGCCCATTACGATGCGTTGATTGCCGATTATTTTACCGATGAACCTTTCCCGAAAAATCATACTGTTACCTATGAAAAAGTGCAGACACTTCGCTATGGGGAGAACCCGCACCAGCAGGCGGCATTTTACAAGAATCCGATAAACACATCGATGAGTCTTGCATCAGCAACACAATTACACGGCAAAGAACTTTCCTACAATAATATTCAGGACGCAAATGCTGCACTGGAGATTATCGCGGAATACAGCGATCCAAGCACTGTAGCAGTAAAGCATATGAATCCATGCGGAATCGGCGTTGCTGAAACAATCAATCGTGCATTCGACAAAGCATATGAGGGAGACTCAGTATCAATTTTTGGCGGTATTGTAGCATGTAACCGGGAAATTGACGCTGACCTGGCAAAAAAATTGAGCGGCATATTTTTGGAAATTATCATTTCCCCTTCATTTACGGAGGAAGCGTTAACGATTTTAACGAAAAAGAAAAACATTCGTCTTCTTACATTGCGGATGGACAACAATCAATCAAACTATCATAAACTCACAACAGTCAAAGGCGGGGTGCTCATTCAAAGCAACGATGCGGCCGACCTGAAAAAGGAACAACTGACGTATCCGACTGAAAAGAAACCTACCAATGAACAAATCGAGGATCTGTTATTTTCCTGGAAGGCTGTCAAGCATGTGAAATCAAATGCGATCGTACTTGCCAGCAACAAGCAAACGGTCGGTGTCGGTGCAGGCCAGATGAATCGTGTGGGTGCAGCGAACATTGCCATTAAGCAGGCAGGAGAGAAGGCTGAGGGAACCGTACTTGCTTCAGATGCATTTTTTCCAATGCCAGATACCGTGGAAGTAGCAGCAAAAGCAGGTGTAAAAGCAATCATTCAGCCGGGTGGTTCCAAGCGTGATCAGGATTCTATTGATATGTGCAACGAGCACGGGATTGCCATGGTATTTACAGGAATGCGGCATTTTAAACATTAA
- the purD gene encoding phosphoribosylamine--glycine ligase encodes MNILVVGRGGREHSIVMKLAESDRVNQIFAAPGNGGIAEQATCVRIDEMDIDGLVDFAKVYKIDLTIVGPENPLLAGIANRFREENLAVFAPTKEAALLEGSKRFAKEFMLKHGIPTADYASFTNADAAKEYINEKGAPIVVKADGLAAGKGVVVAETIEQAHQAVDDMLVAKSFAEAGATIVIEEFLQGMEFSLMAFVHENNVYPMVPARDHKRAYDNDEGPNTGGMGAYAPAEDITAEHLSFATENILQKTADSLVAEERPFTGILYAGLIMTMDGPKVIEFNVRFGDPETQVVLPLLRNDLLQVITDVIEERDPHLEWENNCCAGVVLASKGYPASYNKGIPLKNLDSLAEGFVVHAGTKQSETGLVSDGGRVLLAGAKGTTLEKAAELSYQCLNSYSESSEFFYRTDIGKK; translated from the coding sequence ATGAATATATTAGTTGTCGGTCGTGGTGGGCGTGAACATAGTATAGTTATGAAACTGGCAGAGAGTGATAGAGTCAATCAAATCTTTGCGGCACCGGGAAATGGCGGAATTGCTGAGCAAGCAACGTGTGTACGTATCGATGAAATGGATATCGATGGTCTGGTGGATTTTGCTAAAGTGTATAAAATTGACCTAACCATCGTTGGCCCGGAAAACCCGCTGCTTGCAGGGATTGCAAACAGGTTTCGCGAAGAAAATCTGGCTGTTTTTGCCCCGACGAAAGAGGCTGCATTACTGGAGGGAAGCAAACGGTTTGCCAAAGAATTTATGCTGAAACATGGCATCCCTACCGCGGACTATGCCAGTTTTACGAATGCTGATGCGGCAAAAGAATATATTAATGAAAAAGGTGCACCGATCGTTGTAAAAGCGGACGGACTTGCTGCTGGGAAGGGCGTTGTCGTGGCGGAGACGATTGAACAGGCACACCAGGCAGTTGATGATATGCTTGTTGCGAAGTCGTTTGCCGAAGCAGGCGCAACCATTGTGATCGAGGAATTTTTACAGGGTATGGAATTTTCATTGATGGCATTTGTTCATGAAAATAATGTTTATCCGATGGTGCCGGCGAGAGATCATAAACGTGCTTATGATAATGATGAAGGTCCGAACACAGGAGGCATGGGTGCATATGCTCCGGCAGAAGATATCACAGCTGAACATCTTTCTTTTGCCACAGAGAACATTTTACAAAAAACAGCTGATAGCCTGGTTGCAGAAGAACGGCCATTCACCGGAATCCTTTATGCAGGGTTAATTATGACAATGGATGGTCCAAAAGTCATTGAATTTAATGTCCGCTTTGGGGATCCGGAAACACAGGTTGTTTTACCTCTGTTGCGCAATGACTTGCTGCAGGTCATTACCGATGTGATAGAGGAGAGAGACCCCCATCTCGAGTGGGAAAATAATTGCTGTGCAGGGGTGGTTTTGGCATCAAAAGGGTATCCTGCATCATATAATAAAGGGATTCCATTGAAGAATTTGGATTCGTTGGCTGAAGGGTTTGTTGTTCATGCGGGTACAAAGCAATCCGAAACAGGGCTGGTATCCGATGGTGGCAGAGTCTTGCTGGCAGGTGCTAAAGGAACAACGCTGGAAAAAGCTGCAGAGCTATCTTATCAGTGTTTAAACAGCTATTCCGAATCAAGTGAGTTCTTTTACCGGACTGATATCGGAAAAAAATAA
- the purM gene encoding phosphoribosylformylglycinamidine cyclo-ligase yields the protein MSDVYKTAGVDVEKGYEAVERMKKHIARTARPEVLGGVGAFAGLFELTSFNYQEPVMVSGTDGVGTKLKLAFELQKHDTVGVDLVAMCVNDIVAQGARPLFFLDYIACGKNNPEMIERIVTGISDGCVEAGAALIGGETAEMPGMYGEEEYDLAGFTVGIAEKSKLITGNQIAPGDVVIGLASSGIHSNGYSLVRKLVKGLDFMETYDGLDKPLGDVLLTPTRIYAKSVSAVMDQVEVKGISHITGGGFYENLPRMLPDGLGVQVNRNSWEVPAIFPFLQELGGISEDEMYGVFNMGIGMAIVVSAKDADAALDSLREAGETATVIGEITAGEGVYFTS from the coding sequence ATGTCGGATGTATATAAAACGGCAGGAGTCGATGTGGAAAAAGGCTATGAGGCCGTTGAACGAATGAAGAAGCATATCGCGCGGACGGCCCGGCCTGAAGTGCTTGGTGGTGTCGGCGCGTTTGCAGGACTATTTGAACTGACTTCATTTAACTATCAAGAACCGGTAATGGTTTCGGGAACCGATGGTGTGGGGACCAAGTTGAAGCTCGCCTTCGAACTGCAAAAGCATGATACCGTGGGAGTCGATCTTGTGGCTATGTGCGTCAATGACATTGTCGCGCAGGGTGCCCGTCCGTTATTTTTTCTGGACTATATTGCCTGCGGGAAAAATAACCCCGAAATGATTGAACGGATTGTCACCGGCATTTCCGATGGTTGTGTGGAGGCGGGTGCTGCTCTGATCGGCGGCGAAACAGCTGAAATGCCGGGGATGTACGGTGAGGAAGAATATGACCTGGCCGGATTTACGGTTGGTATTGCTGAAAAGTCGAAACTCATTACCGGAAATCAGATTGCACCTGGCGATGTGGTGATTGGTCTCGCTTCAAGCGGAATCCATTCTAACGGATATTCGTTGGTTCGAAAGCTTGTTAAGGGGCTTGATTTTATGGAGACCTACGATGGACTTGATAAACCGCTTGGTGACGTTCTTTTGACACCAACCCGGATTTACGCAAAATCTGTTTCAGCGGTTATGGACCAGGTGGAGGTTAAAGGCATTTCCCACATAACCGGCGGGGGTTTTTACGAAAATCTGCCACGGATGCTTCCTGATGGCCTTGGTGTCCAGGTGAACCGGAACAGCTGGGAAGTACCAGCAATATTTCCGTTTTTGCAGGAGCTCGGAGGGATTTCTGAGGACGAAATGTACGGCGTATTTAACATGGGAATCGGTATGGCAATTGTGGTGTCGGCTAAAGATGCGGACGCTGCACTGGATAGTCTGCGCGAAGCAGGCGAAACAGCAACAGTAATCGGTGAAATAACTGCCGGCGAAGGAGTGTATTTCACATCATGA
- a CDS encoding DUF3048 domain-containing protein, whose translation MRKLLFLLFILMFFLLAACSDEEQSAEDSESKENAVEEKEKAPEAPEKSNTFPLTGIKTDQKVNDRIVSVMVNNHTKARPQTGLSKADIVFEILAEGQITRFLAMFQSEKPDVVGPVRSAREYYFELANGYNALYVYHGAANFVNDMIKNRGIEHLNGSLHDDDGYLFKRESFRQAPHNSYLLFENVYDAAKDKGYEVTHDYEPLPFLAGGEVKNISGEAANHVEIVYSDNPMEIVEFEYDESSGKYTRFSDREKTVELNSEEPIQVENVFIVETHHEVIDDAGRRAIDITSGGNGYLIQKGKIQEVQWENRNGRIIPVKNGQPVGLVPGKTWINVVPSNPGIAQSVNVTNQ comes from the coding sequence ATGAGGAAGTTACTTTTTTTACTATTTATACTAATGTTCTTCCTGCTTGCGGCTTGTTCAGACGAGGAGCAAAGTGCGGAAGACAGTGAATCAAAGGAAAACGCAGTAGAAGAAAAAGAAAAGGCTCCTGAAGCACCGGAGAAATCAAATACGTTCCCACTAACAGGAATCAAGACGGATCAGAAAGTAAATGACCGGATTGTCAGTGTAATGGTCAACAACCATACAAAGGCACGTCCGCAAACGGGACTTTCCAAGGCGGATATCGTATTTGAAATATTGGCAGAGGGACAAATCACCCGTTTTCTCGCAATGTTTCAAAGTGAAAAACCGGATGTAGTCGGTCCTGTCCGCAGTGCACGTGAGTATTATTTTGAATTGGCAAATGGCTATAATGCATTATATGTTTACCACGGGGCAGCAAATTTTGTAAATGATATGATAAAAAATCGCGGGATTGAGCATTTGAATGGTTCGCTTCACGATGATGATGGTTATTTGTTCAAGCGCGAATCATTCCGTCAAGCACCGCACAATTCCTATCTGCTGTTTGAAAACGTGTATGATGCAGCCAAAGATAAAGGTTATGAAGTTACCCATGATTATGAGCCGCTCCCATTCCTGGCTGGGGGCGAAGTGAAAAATATTTCAGGTGAAGCAGCAAACCATGTAGAAATTGTCTATTCCGACAACCCGATGGAGATTGTCGAATTTGAATATGACGAATCAAGTGGAAAATATACACGGTTTAGCGATCGTGAAAAAACGGTCGAATTGAATTCAGAAGAACCGATACAGGTAGAAAATGTATTTATTGTCGAAACCCATCATGAAGTAATTGATGATGCTGGTCGTCGGGCCATCGATATCACATCGGGTGGAAACGGCTATCTCATTCAAAAAGGTAAAATTCAGGAAGTGCAATGGGAAAATCGCAATGGCCGTATCATTCCTGTAAAGAATGGTCAGCCGGTTGGATTGGTGCCTGGTAAAACATGGATTAACGTCGTGCCATCAAACCCGGGAATTGCGCAGTCAGTGAACGTAACAAACCAGTAA
- a CDS encoding ABC transporter ATP-binding protein, whose product MLKLSDISITFNEGTQDEKKALKDINLELEKGEFVTVIGSNGAGKSTLMNVISGNLIPDVGNVIIGGKQVVHLPEYRRSAYIGRVFQDPMAGTAPSMTIEENLAMAYARNKKRKLKPGVTKKRKEMFAEYLKSLGLGLEDRLTAKVGFLSGGERQALSLLMTTFTEPNILLLDEHTAALDPSRAELITKLTDDVVRKSELTTLMVTHNMQQALDLGTRLIMMDRGQIIFDVSGEEKQKLALEDLLHEFKRIRGTQFEDDRAVLG is encoded by the coding sequence GTGCTGAAACTAAGTGATATTTCAATTACGTTTAATGAGGGTACCCAGGACGAAAAAAAAGCGTTAAAGGATATTAATTTAGAACTGGAAAAAGGAGAATTTGTAACCGTAATCGGAAGTAATGGGGCCGGTAAATCAACCTTAATGAATGTCATCTCAGGCAATCTGATTCCAGATGTTGGGAATGTTATTATTGGCGGGAAACAAGTTGTGCATTTGCCGGAATACAGGCGTTCAGCATACATTGGCCGTGTGTTCCAGGATCCGATGGCAGGAACAGCTCCATCAATGACAATCGAAGAAAATTTAGCGATGGCTTATGCGCGTAATAAGAAAAGGAAACTAAAGCCCGGTGTAACGAAGAAGCGTAAAGAAATGTTTGCCGAATATTTAAAGTCGCTCGGATTAGGTTTGGAAGACCGTTTAACAGCTAAAGTCGGTTTTCTGTCCGGGGGAGAAAGGCAGGCACTTTCGTTGTTAATGACAACCTTCACCGAACCAAATATCCTATTACTGGACGAACATACGGCTGCATTGGATCCTTCCCGGGCAGAGCTAATCACCAAGCTTACAGATGATGTGGTACGTAAATCTGAATTAACGACATTAATGGTAACCCATAATATGCAACAGGCATTGGATTTGGGAACCAGATTAATTATGATGGATAGAGGACAGATTATTTTCGATGTAAGTGGTGAAGAAAAGCAAAAATTGGCCCTTGAAGATCTGTTACATGAATTCAAGCGAATACGTGG
- the purN gene encoding phosphoribosylglycinamide formyltransferase, producing MKKIKAAVFASGTGSNFEAMMERDDLLCDVVLLVCDKTGASVIDKAVKFGVPVLEFDPKEYASKKEYETMLISRLRDAEVEWIFLAGYMRIVGRTLLDAYTERIVNIHPSLLPAFPGKDAINQVFHAGVEVTGVTVHFIDEGIDTGPIISQESVTVYADDTEQTLKTRIQEVEHKLYPDTINHLLRE from the coding sequence ATGAAAAAAATAAAGGCCGCTGTATTCGCATCAGGAACCGGCAGCAATTTTGAGGCAATGATGGAGCGGGATGACCTTCTATGTGATGTAGTATTGCTTGTTTGTGACAAGACCGGTGCCAGTGTGATTGATAAGGCAGTGAAGTTTGGTGTCCCTGTGCTGGAATTTGACCCAAAAGAGTACGCCTCCAAGAAAGAATACGAGACGATGCTTATTTCCAGACTTCGGGATGCCGAAGTGGAGTGGATTTTCCTGGCGGGATATATGCGGATTGTGGGCAGGACATTACTTGACGCGTACACCGAACGGATTGTAAACATTCATCCTTCATTGCTTCCTGCCTTTCCAGGAAAAGACGCAATCAATCAGGTCTTTCATGCGGGAGTTGAGGTAACCGGTGTGACCGTACATTTTATTGACGAAGGCATCGATACCGGACCAATTATCTCGCAGGAATCCGTAACTGTATACGCTGATGATACAGAACAAACCTTGAAAACGCGGATCCAGGAAGTTGAACACAAGCTTTACCCCGATACGATTAACCATCTATTAAGGGAATAG
- a CDS encoding ABC transporter permease — MLISMFGAVESGVIYAIMALGVYLTFRVLDFPDLTVDGSFVTGAGVAAISIVNGIPPIIATGLAAAAGFIAGCLTGLLHTKGKVNALLSGILMMTALYSINLRIMGQPTVSMLNEPTIFNQLESVGVTANINSFFNGKVLFFGAEQLPATWIIVIVMTIVTLLIKLLTDYYLKTDVGLALRAIGDNKRMIRSLSANTDSLTIVGVGLSNGLVAVSGGLIAQLGGFANVNMGIGMIVIGLASVIIGEALFGTKTIQRATLAVLGGAIIYRIIVTLALRVDFLKTGDMKVITAVIVIAALITPKILQARKEKKRRLLKRKQLGHKRKVV; from the coding sequence ATGCTTATATCAATGTTTGGTGCTGTGGAGTCAGGCGTCATTTATGCCATTATGGCTCTTGGCGTTTATTTAACCTTCCGTGTTCTGGATTTTCCTGATTTAACAGTGGATGGAAGCTTTGTAACGGGCGCGGGTGTAGCAGCAATTTCGATTGTTAATGGAATCCCTCCTATTATCGCAACAGGCTTGGCAGCGGCTGCCGGATTTATAGCGGGATGTTTAACTGGTTTGTTGCATACGAAAGGGAAAGTTAATGCATTGTTATCTGGTATTCTTATGATGACCGCCTTATATTCAATCAATTTGCGGATTATGGGACAGCCTACAGTTTCAATGCTAAATGAGCCAACCATTTTTAACCAACTGGAGTCCGTTGGTGTTACAGCAAATATTAATTCTTTTTTTAATGGAAAAGTATTATTTTTCGGTGCCGAACAATTACCTGCTACATGGATAATCGTTATTGTTATGACTATTGTAACGTTACTAATCAAACTGCTGACAGATTACTATTTAAAGACTGATGTGGGTCTTGCACTACGGGCGATTGGTGACAATAAACGAATGATTCGAAGTCTATCGGCAAATACAGATTCATTAACTATTGTTGGCGTCGGATTGTCGAATGGTCTTGTTGCCGTTTCCGGTGGGCTGATTGCACAGTTGGGCGGATTTGCAAATGTGAATATGGGGATTGGGATGATCGTTATTGGTCTGGCATCCGTAATAATTGGTGAAGCACTGTTTGGCACGAAGACAATTCAAAGAGCGACACTGGCTGTTCTTGGAGGAGCAATTATTTACCGTATTATCGTTACATTGGCACTACGTGTTGACTTTTTGAAAACAGGGGACATGAAAGTAATTACAGCTGTTATCGTTATAGCGGCATTAATTACCCCGAAAATTCTCCAGGCCAGAAAAGAAAAGAAGCGCCGTCTGCTAAAGCGTAAACAACTTGGTCATAAAAGAAAGGTGGTCTAG
- a CDS encoding adenine deaminase C-terminal domain-containing protein codes for MLENGYYWRNREIREHVAAVDGTVAPDILLKNGMYLNTYTNQWLRANIWILNDRIVYVGDRLPGNSQETEVVDCEGLYLVPGYMEPHAHPFQLYNPAELAHHAAKYGTTTLINDNLMWNFLLDEKKAFSLLEEFNSLPVSMYWWARFDSQTALQDEGEIFNTSQVLSWLEHQSVVQGGELTSWPNLLAGDERLLYWIQEAKRRGKPIEGHFPGASEKTLTKMKLLGVSADHEAMTGDEVVKRLQLGYQVGLRYSSIRPDLPKLLEELKTKNIKTYENITMTTDGATPAFYEDGLMNVCIEIAIDKGIPIEYAYRMASHNVARHYGLIEELGCIAPGRIANINILEEKENPHPVSVLAKGKWIVKAHEEQKRSCSINWEKYGLDPLTFDWDLTMDDMQFSVPIGLHMVNDVIIKPYPIETDVTLDVIPKTRDDAFLLLVDRKGKWRVNTAIKGFTNQLGALVSSYSTTGDIVFIGKSKSDMLLAWERMKELGGGIVLAHQGEIIFELPLKLGGSMFAGTMTELIEKEKQLRELLQYYGYHFSDPVYTILFLSATHLPYIRITQQGILDVKKREVLFPATMR; via the coding sequence ATGCTGGAAAATGGATACTATTGGAGAAATCGTGAAATAAGGGAACACGTTGCTGCCGTAGATGGCACAGTAGCTCCGGACATTCTTTTGAAAAATGGAATGTATTTAAATACGTATACAAATCAATGGCTGCGTGCAAATATCTGGATTTTAAATGATCGCATCGTTTATGTTGGTGATCGTCTTCCAGGAAACAGTCAGGAAACTGAAGTGGTGGATTGTGAAGGATTATATCTTGTGCCTGGATACATGGAACCGCATGCGCATCCATTCCAATTATATAACCCTGCAGAACTTGCTCATCATGCTGCAAAATATGGAACTACTACATTAATAAACGATAACTTAATGTGGAATTTTTTATTGGATGAAAAGAAAGCGTTTTCCTTGCTGGAGGAGTTTAATAGTTTGCCAGTTTCGATGTACTGGTGGGCAAGGTTTGACTCGCAGACAGCATTACAGGATGAAGGTGAAATTTTCAATACAAGTCAGGTTTTATCATGGCTTGAACATCAATCTGTTGTTCAGGGCGGGGAGTTAACCTCATGGCCGAATTTGCTTGCCGGCGATGAGCGATTGCTGTATTGGATTCAGGAAGCAAAACGTCGCGGGAAACCGATCGAAGGACACTTTCCGGGAGCATCCGAGAAAACCTTAACGAAAATGAAATTATTGGGCGTGTCTGCAGACCATGAAGCAATGACAGGCGACGAAGTAGTCAAACGGCTGCAGCTTGGCTATCAGGTTGGCTTGCGCTATTCTTCCATTCGACCGGATCTGCCAAAGTTACTGGAAGAATTGAAGACGAAGAACATTAAAACCTATGAAAATATTACAATGACAACTGACGGAGCAACACCTGCATTTTACGAAGATGGATTAATGAACGTCTGTATTGAAATTGCTATTGATAAGGGTATTCCGATTGAGTATGCCTACCGAATGGCATCACATAATGTTGCCAGACATTATGGACTTATTGAAGAGCTCGGGTGTATTGCACCGGGCAGAATCGCAAATATTAATATTTTAGAGGAAAAAGAAAATCCGCACCCTGTCAGTGTTTTGGCAAAAGGAAAATGGATTGTAAAAGCACATGAGGAACAAAAAAGATCATGTTCGATTAACTGGGAAAAATATGGGCTGGATCCCCTTACATTTGATTGGGATCTGACCATGGATGATATGCAGTTTTCCGTCCCAATCGGTTTGCATATGGTAAATGATGTCATCATTAAACCGTATCCCATTGAAACCGATGTAACGCTTGATGTAATTCCGAAGACACGAGATGATGCATTTCTTTTACTGGTTGACCGCAAAGGAAAATGGCGCGTCAATACAGCAATTAAAGGCTTTACCAATCAGTTGGGTGCGCTGGTAAGTTCTTATTCCACTACCGGTGACATTGTGTTTATCGGTAAAAGCAAGTCAGATATGTTGTTGGCCTGGGAACGAATGAAGGAACTGGGCGGCGGGATTGTACTCGCCCATCAAGGAGAAATTATCTTTGAATTACCATTGAAACTTGGTGGCAGTATGTTTGCCGGAACCATGACCGAGTTGATTGAAAAAGAAAAACAATTAAGAGAACTGCTGCAATACTATGGCTATCATTTTTCCGATCCGGTTTATACAATATTATTTTTATCAGCAACCCACTTGCCTTACATCCGCATTACACAGCAAGGCATTTTGGACGTAAAGAAACGCGAAGTCCTCTTCCCAGCAACCATGCGATAG
- a CDS encoding YerC/YecD family TrpR-related protein yields MQIDKLRGKQLDQFFDAILSLKDREECYKFFDDIATMSEVHSIAQRLQVAKMLTEGHTYTVIENETNASTATISRVRRCINYGSDGYQMVLDRISDTDENKDN; encoded by the coding sequence ATGCAAATTGATAAATTACGCGGAAAGCAGCTGGATCAATTCTTTGATGCTATTTTATCACTCAAAGACCGAGAAGAATGCTATAAATTTTTTGACGATATCGCAACAATGTCAGAGGTCCATTCCATTGCTCAGCGTTTGCAGGTTGCCAAAATGTTGACGGAAGGCCACACGTACACGGTTATCGAAAACGAAACAAACGCCTCAACAGCAACCATCTCACGCGTACGCCGCTGCATCAATTACGGCAGTGACGGCTATCAAATGGTGCTGGATCGAATTTCAGATACCGATGAAAATAAAGATAACTAA
- a CDS encoding ABC transporter substrate-binding protein gives MKRFLQLIAIIGVIALAACGTSDSSDANEESGEGSDSEGDKAYKVGATQIVEHPSLDAAYDGFKAALADAGLEVEYDLQSAQNDQNNVKPISDGFVSDNVDLIFANSTPSAIGALQATKEIPIIFTSVTDPVGAELVPSMDESGGNITGVTDLHPDAIKKTVEFIDANFSDANVGMIYNAGEQNSVSQIEDVKAAAEGTSLNIVERTVANSAEVRQAATTLVSEVDVFYIITDNTVVEALDGVVGVANEQDIPLIVGEPNSLEKGGFATFGIDYNKIGYRSGEMAAAILTGEKEPSEIPPEYPPEIQLFINKQAAEEQGIEWKEEWDETAQFVETAE, from the coding sequence ATGAAGAGGTTTTTGCAACTGATTGCAATAATTGGAGTTATTGCATTAGCAGCTTGTGGAACAAGCGATTCCTCAGATGCTAATGAAGAAAGTGGGGAAGGCTCTGATTCAGAAGGAGATAAAGCTTATAAAGTGGGGGCAACTCAAATTGTGGAACACCCATCACTTGATGCGGCTTATGATGGCTTTAAGGCAGCGTTGGCGGATGCCGGACTTGAAGTGGAGTATGATCTGCAAAGCGCACAGAACGACCAAAATAATGTAAAGCCGATTTCTGATGGATTTGTTTCGGATAATGTAGATTTGATTTTTGCCAACTCTACGCCAAGTGCGATAGGTGCGTTGCAAGCGACAAAAGAAATCCCAATCATCTTTACTTCTGTTACAGATCCGGTGGGTGCTGAATTGGTACCTTCTATGGACGAATCCGGCGGTAATATTACCGGTGTGACTGATCTTCATCCTGACGCTATTAAAAAAACAGTGGAATTTATTGACGCTAATTTCTCTGATGCAAATGTAGGCATGATTTATAATGCGGGAGAACAAAACTCAGTTAGTCAGATTGAAGATGTGAAGGCAGCTGCTGAAGGAACTAGTCTGAACATTGTTGAGCGTACAGTAGCGAATTCTGCTGAAGTACGACAGGCTGCAACAACACTTGTGAGTGAAGTAGATGTCTTTTATATTATTACAGATAATACAGTTGTTGAAGCACTGGATGGTGTAGTCGGGGTTGCAAATGAACAGGATATACCACTTATTGTTGGAGAACCAAATTCATTGGAAAAAGGTGGCTTTGCAACCTTTGGAATTGATTATAATAAGATTGGCTACCGTTCCGGAGAAATGGCAGCTGCAATTTTAACAGGTGAAAAAGAACCAAGTGAGATTCCTCCAGAGTATCCGCCGGAAATTCAATTGTTTATTAATAAGCAAGCTGCAGAAGAACAGGGAATAGAATGGAAAGAAGAATGGGACGAAACAGCACAGTTTGTAGAAACAGCAGAATAA